In Ignavibacteria bacterium, the sequence TAAATTCTGTAAAATTTCACATAAAGGCGTTTGCCTGTATCATGATATCATTTATATTTAAAATAATATTAGTTTTTAGTTAATGCAATAGCAAAGCATTAAAAATATATTTTGTTCAATTAAACACGAAACCATGTATATAATCCAATGTATTCATTTTTCTAACATTTATGGGAACAAATTACATTATTTTACATATAATTAGAAAGAAAGTTCATAAAAAGAGATTTTACTTTACCAAAAGCTTCAATTTAAAGGAGAATTACCATGCTGAACCAAATGAAAAACCTGATGATAGCGGCCATTGCTGCCATAATAATGCTGCCGGCCGTTCTGTTTTCGCAGGACCGCAATGAAGACATCAATATGTCATACACCGTTTACAGTAACAATATGTACGGCTCAGGTGATGACGTTATAATAAATATTTACGCCTACTATATGAAAAAAGGGGCGGAGTTCAATATAAAAATTTATAAGATCAAGGATATCGAAGGCTTCTTTTCCAGGCAGACCTCTAATTCATCAATAGATGTGCTCAGCAAAGATAGCCTTAACCTGCTTGGACTCTGCGAAGAAGTTGACAGCTTTAACAAAAGAATGAAGGTAGAAGGCTCCGAAAACTATTATTACAGCTATGAATCCTTCACTTACAAACCCCGCCAAAAAGGCGCTTATGTAGCGCGTGTATCGTATAAAAATAAAGTGGCTTACACCGGATTTTTCGTAACTGATATAGGCACTATCACAGAAGCATCAAACAACGCATTGCTTGCTTATACTGTTGATAAAAAAACAGGTGAGCCGCTAAGTGATGTTGAGCTTGGATTTTTCCTTGGCACAAAGAAAATAGGCGTTGGCAGAACAATGCAGGGTTTATTCTTCAAAGAAATTACCGCTGAAGATAGAGAGTACGCTGCCGCAAATAATATTGCATACCCGCTTATCATTGGCAGAAAAGGCGATGATATCGCCGTATCTGATCCATACCTGTATTTTGGCTATGGCGCGAATATGTACAGTGTTTATATCTATCCAAACCAGCCGGTGTATAGACCCAAATCAATTGTAGAATTTAAAGGTATCATCCGCAGATCAAATCCAAACGGATTCGAGAACTACCCCGAAAAAGAACTTACCGTTCGCATTAAAGATTCGCGCGGCGCGGAAGTTTCCAAGCAGGTACTTAAAACAAACTCACACGGAAGCTTTTCAGGCAGTTATGAAATTGAAGAAAATGCCGCGCTTGGGCAGTACTTTATTTATGCTGAGCTTGATAAAGGCCAGCAGTACACAGGTAATTTCTTTGTGGAAGAATACAAAAAACCTGAATATAAAGTAGGCATTACACTTGATAAAGACCAGTACTTAAACGGCGAGAGCATCAAAGGAATCGTACAGGCTGATTATTACTTCGGCTCACCAGTACAGGATGCTGAAGTTGAATATAATGTGTACAAAAAGACCTTCTATAAACCCTGGTGGTATTTCAGTGAATACAGCTGGTGGTATGAAGAGTATTACGCCAACCAGGATGATAACCAGAAATATAATAACGCTGATTTCATCTACAGCGGCACTGGCAAGCTTGATAAAGAAGGCAGGTTTGATTTTGATTACAGCATCAAGGAAGATTTTAAATCAAAATATAACAACTGGTGGTATTGGGATAGGGAAGCAACTTATGAAACTGATTTCATCTACATTATTCAGGCTAAGGTAACCGATAAATCACGCCGTGAGATTTCTTCAACAAAAACTGTGTATGTCACACGGTCTGATTTCTTCATGACAGCCAAGGCTGATAAATACATGTATAAACCCGATGAGAAAGTTACAGTTGAAGTTAAAGCGCTGGATTTTTCTGATAAACCCAAACAGGTAAGCTTTGAAGCCGTTGTTAACAGGCTTACATGGAGCGGCTACCCTGATTATAAACAAAATAAAAATTATGTTACAACCGTAAGCGGTTCAACAAATGATAAAGGTGTAGGTACTGTATCGTTTGATGCTGAAGGTGAAGGTTATTATTCCATAGAAATTAATTCCTATGATAGCCGCGGCAAAAAGGTAACAGAAAATACTTACTGCTATGTTTCTAAAGGTGATATGTGGTGGTGGTATAATGAATCAGGTACCGTGCAGATCTTTCCCGATAAAGACAGCTATAAACCCGGTGAAACCTGCAAAGCGCTGATTGTAACTACTACTCCCGGTGCGAACGTACTTATAACAACGCAGAATGATAATATACTATCATACAAAGTTGAAAAAATTGAAGGTACCTCAAAGCTTATTGAAGTGCCGGTAAGTGCGAATTCAAGTCCGAATTTTTATATTTCTGTTGCTTATGTCTCAGGAGGTCAGTTTTATTCAGCAAGCAAATCCGTAATGGTAATGCCTGAAGAAAAATTCCTGACAGTGAATATTGCAACAGATAAAACATCATATAAACCTAAGGATGACGGCACTGTGATGATAAAGGTCACTGATGCAGCCGGGAATCCTGTACCCAATGCTGAAGTATCACTGGGTATTGTTGATGAAAGTATTTATGCCATAAAACCCGATAACACAAAGGATATTAAGAGCTTCTTCTATGCGCCTAAATGGAACACTGTAAGTATTCATTACAGCAGCGCGTATTCATATTACAGCTACTCAAGGCTGATAACCATATACGAGCGGTTCGATGTAAAATCACTGCGCGATGAAGAGCTTGGTACTATCAAAGGCAAGCTGAGCGATAAGAACGGTAACGCAATACCGTATGCAACTATAATAATTGATGGCGACTTTGTTGCCGCTACAACTGCCGATGACGGCACTTATGAATTCAAGCTCCCCGAAGGCAGCTACACTATAAGCGTTCAGCAAAATACAAAAACCCGCGAAAGCGAAAAAGAGCTTGAAGTAAAAAAAGGACAAACAATTACCGTTAACCTTAAGTCTTCAGCAAGCGGTCTGATAATTGACGGAACAACCGTTGATTACCAGCAGTCATTTGATGATGCAGGACAGGAAAACCTGAGATCAGGTATAGTTACTACGGATAAAGTTACGAACCAGACAGAAGCTCCGCGTAAAGAAAAGAAAATGGAAACAGAAAAGCTTGCTGATTTAAAAGGTAATAAAGATGACGAAGGCGGAAGGACTAAAAACGGGTCAGAATTCGTTGAAGCTGAAACGCGCAGTGATTTCCGAGATGCGATCTATTGGAATCCTTCAGTTATGACTGATGAGAATGGCTATGCCACTGTTCAGGTCAAATTTCCTGATAACCTCACTTCGTGGACTCTCACTTCCAGGGTTATTACCAATGATACTAAGGTAGGACAGCAGGTAAATTCCGTAATTACCCGTAAGGACCTGCTTGTTAGAATGGAAACACCGCGCTTTTTCCAGCAGGAAGATGAAGTAACAATTTCAACTATAATACATAACTACCTCGAAGAGGATAAATCAACCAAGATAAGCCTGAAGGCTGAAAACATTGAGCTTATGGGCGATCCTAACGAACAGGTTATTACATTAGGCAAAAATGAAGAAAGACGTATTGACTGGAAGGTGAAAGTTACAAATCCAACAGGCTTTGCAAAGCTTACTGCCAGCGCGCTCACTAACCAGGAATCAGACGCGGTTGAAATGAAAATTCCTCTGCAGCCCCACGGCCTGCAGCTGGCTAGCTACCAGGCTATGGATATTTCCGATGCTGAAAAGACCGAATATAAGTTTGTAACAATTCCTGAATACACCGATCTAAGAAGTACAAAGCTTACTCTGAATGTAGCTCCATCACTTGCCGCAACAATGCTCGGCGCGCTTGATGAGCTCGTAGGCTATCCATACGGCTGTGTTGAGCAGACCATGAGCAGATTTTTACCAACTGTGATTGTTGCTAATGCTTTTAAAGATCTCAACGCGCCTATCAGCGAAGCAACACAGAAAGATATGCCGAAGATGGTCGAAGCCGGCTATAACAGGCTGTATTCAATGCAGCATTATGATGGCGGCTGGGGCTGGTGGACAAATGACCAGTCACATCCCTTCATGACATCGTATGTTGTGTATGGATTAACACTCGGCGATAAGGCAGGTTATCCTGTCAGAAAAGATGTTATGTCAAAAGGCATCAAGGCTATTAAAGAGCAGCTAAAAGATAAAAACCTTGAAGCTACTACCAGGGCTTATATGCTTTATGCGCTGTCATATGCGGATAATAAAGATACAAAAATATTCGAAGAGCAGTTCAGGCTGCTGATAGAAGCTGAAATGAACGACTATTCGATTGCGCTGCTTTCAATGGCTGCAAGGAACATTGGCGATAATGAAACTGCCGATAAATATTCAAGAATGCTGGTAACACATGCGCAGGATATGGGCGAATCCGGTTCTTACTGGGGCGGCAAAACCTTCCATTACACATGGCAGGATGATAAAGTGCAGACTACAGCAATGGCTGTAAAAGCGCTGCTGCTTGATCCGGTTAGCCTGAAAGATAATCCGGAATTAATGAATAAAGCTGTACGCTGGCTTATGCAGCAGCGCCAGGGCGGCGGGTGGTGGAACACACAGTCAACTGCGTTCATTATCTACGCAATGGTTGATTATCTTAAGACCTCCAAAGAACTTGAGCCGGATTATAATGTAAAAATATCAGTTAACGGCGAGCTTCTGCATGATAAAAAAATGACACGTGAAGATGTATTCATGAAAGATCTTAAATTCGTTATCGATGGCTCAAAGCTTAAAGCAGGGCAGAATGATATTAAGATAGAAAAATCAGGCACAGGCAAGGTATATGTATCAAGCGACCTGAGATATTATACCAGCGAAGGTGTTATTCAGCCCCGCGAGAATGGTTTCAGGGTACATAAAGAATATTTCAAGCTTGAAAAATACACCAAGTATAACGATGATAAGATAATATATCAGAAGCGTTATTTTGGCGGTGAAGTAAAATCAGGCGATGAAATTCTTGTTAAAGTTCGCGTTGAAGCCAAAGATAAGGATATGCAGTATTTCATGCTCGAAGATCCTATCCCTGCAGGATGCGAAGTAATAAAAGATGACTGGGCCTATACAATTGAAGATGAAAAAGATTACTCCGGGTGGGATTATTACTGGTGGAGATGGTGGTACGCTGATAAGGATATCCGCAATAACCGCGTGACATTCTTCGCAACATATCTGTATGGAGATACTTATGAGTTCACATACATAATGCGCGCGCAGATACCGGGTAAATACAACGTTATCCCCGCAACTGGTATGCTGATGTATTATCCCGATGTTCGCGGCTCAAGTGAAGAAATAAAGATCGAAATAACTGATTAAAACATATTAAGCCATCCCCTTTGGGGAGGGTTTGTATAATATTCAATTTCTTAAAGACGGCTCAATTAGCCGTCTTTCTTTATATTTACTCCCTCCCCTTCGGGGAGGGTTGGGGAGGGGTCGCTTTTAGGTGTTTTAAGACGGGAATAATAAAAGACAGATCATCGGATGAGTTAAATAATTTGTTCATTGTTGCAAATATGTATCTGAATTTCATAAACAAGGGGCTCTTAGCCCCTTGTTTTGTTCAGCTTTTGTAGTCGAGTCCTTTCAGGGCTCGCTTTATTTAACCCATAAACCAAAGTGCGAACCCTGAAAGGGTTCGACTACAAATTAAAAAATTTTGTCACCCTGAACTCCGTTCAGGGTCTGCTACCTTACACGAAAATCTTCAATTATGAGATCATTTCTGAATGAGGCACTGGCCCCTTACTCTTTTTACCTGTCACTTTTTCGGCTCCAGCCCCTGATTACCGTTATCCAGCACCCATTTCCAGTTCCCATCTTTATCTTTTTTCCATATCGTAAGATAAGTACCGTCACGCTTTTGTTCAATTCCGGTATTATCTTTAAAAGTCAGTAAAAACGTGCCGTAAGTATAACCCATGTCAAGAGAAGAGCTTATATCGGCAAATAGCGGTTGCCATACAAGTGTAAAATCATTATTGCCTTCGCTTATAAAATTCTTAACCGCATCTTTACCCACTATAGGCATTGTAAAATCACGCAGCAGCACTGCATTATCGTCAGCATAGCTAAGAAAAGCTTCAACCATCCCTTTTTTCTCTGAAAGATCAGAAAACTCCCTGTCAGCCGCTTTTAAGCTTTCCCTCCCTTTTTCTATATCTGACTGTGAATAAATATTCATTCCAATAGCTAATAATGAAATCATTATATATTTCATAATTTCTCCTTTCTATACAGTTAGATACTTTTGTGAGGGGAGTGTGACAACAAAGCCAAATATCAAATATCAATGAACAATGAACAATGAGCAATGGTGATTTTAAGAAGTGAAAGATTCACTGTCTCATTATTTCGCTATTTCACTTTTTCACTATTCAGATATTACTTCATCCTTTATCCCGAACTGATTCTGAGCCATCTTTTGTTTTTTAACCTTTGATACTACCAAAAGAAGTATAGGAAAATCCAGCATGAATGCAAAACCAACTATAAGCAGTATAAAAGAAGTTAAATGGTTTTCGAAAAACCCTTTAACCTGTGACTGTGCGGGATCTTTGGAATAATAATATACTTCATGAACTTCACCTTCATTATACCCAAGGTCACTTTCTGATGCGTCATATTCAACAAAATATACAAACGGCTTATAGTTGCCGTTCACTTCTGTAAAAGTTATATATGCTTTCCCGAGCCTTTTTTCTTCAATTGAAGTTACTTTGCATTTTATCAGGTAACATTCCTTTAAAAACGCGTCTTCCTTCTGGTAATAATATACGCCCAGTATAACAAGTATAACTGAAACGAACAGCATTGCAAATGCAATATAGCGCAACAATTTGCTAGCGTCTCTAGGAGATGTTGACATTGCTGTTAATATTTAGTTTTGATTTGCGTGCTTTAAAACCTGCTATGAAGATCAAAGGTGTTATACATAAAAAAGGTGCTCCTATGAATAGTAGAGGTGAGGATACAGGATGAAGATCAAAATAATTGCTCACTTTAGAATCACCCGGCGATGCAGAATTATAATTTATTTCGTAAACTTCGTTTACCCTGTATTCTAACGTATTATCAAATGCATCGTATCTTTCAAGGTAAACAAAAGGAGGTTTTTTGCCTGTAACATCTTCAAAAGTAAGATACGCGTAGCCTTCTTTTGGCTCTTCTATTTTAGAGATCCTGCAGGTAATAATTTCCGTTTGGCTGATAAATTTTTCCTCGCTTGTGTAATAATAAATTCCGGGTAGAACCAATCCCAATGCAATGAATAAACATAAGAATCCGGCAGCGAATATTATTTTTGGTGTGAACATAACTTTACCGTTTGGTTTTTATTAATTTTTCAGCCTCTTCGGCTTTGCGGGCAAATTTCATCAGCAGCGGAGCTGCTATTATTGAGCATACCCCTATAAATCCGAATATAGCGGGAATCGTAATACTGCCGCCCAATGTATCCCGGGAGATGTAAAATATCAGCGCAAGCGCCAAAAATACAGTCGCACTGAACATCTCAAGCAGTGCAAATATTTTCAGAAATTTCGATTTCGGCATTTACAAATATAAGGATTTATGAAAATATAAAAGGCTGACTTCAAATTACTTTGTCATTCCTGCGCAGGCAGGAATCTTGAAAATATTATATAAGAGTTTATTCCCGTTTAACCGTTTTATCAGCTTTACGAGACCCTTCTGAAAACTCTCACTTCTTCTTATTCTTCTTTATCATAGCCTTCAAAGATAATGCATCTTTGATCTTATTTGCAGCTTCCGGAGTAGTTTTAATACCCCGCCTTTTTTTATGCCAGTTCCTTCTTTTGCGTGTTCGCGCCGGGAGCATTATCTACCAAACCTTTCCAGATTCCTTTTCCACCCCGCGTATTTCGTCCGCTTAATTGGCGAATCAGCAAACACCTCCGTAAACTCCTCTTCGGTGATTTGAGCCAATGCCTGCTTTGTCGCGCTGAGCGTAGTCGAAGCGCTTATGTCATTTCCTCCAAAAACAGATTTCGGCCAAAATCCATCCTCCTCAGTTACATGGTTATACTTAGGTGAGTTAAACGGACACACATCCTGGCAAACATCACAGCCAAATATCCAGCCGTCTAAATTAATACTTTCCGGAATTTCACCGCGATTCTCGATAGTCTGATACGAAATACACTTATTCGCATTAACAACATATTCGCTTTCAATTGCGCCTGTCGGACAGGAAGAAATACAAAGCGTACAGCTTCCGCACATATCTTCAATAGGCGTATCGTAAGTAACGAAATCAATATTAGTAATTATCTCACACAAAAAAAACCATGAACCGTATTCAGGATTTATAATATTGGTATGTTTCCCCATCCATCCAATTCCGGCACGTTGTGCCCAGACTTTATCCATCACTGGCCCGTCATCAACATATGCCCTGCATAAGAGACCCAAATCCGCCCCATTGTTAACAGGGAAACGATCAAAAGCCCCCTCCTTACCAAGGAGGGGGTTGGGGGAGGTCTGTATGATAAATTCACAAAGCTCCTTCAGCTTCTTTTTCAATATCTTGTGATAATCTTTACCCCATGCATACCTTGAAATTTTCGGTTTGCTATCGTCGTGTTCGAAGGGTGTATAATAATTGAATGCAAGCGAGATCACACTTTTTGCTTCGGGCATTATCTGCCTTACATCCCTGCGCTTTTCAAAGCCGCGTTCGATCCACGCCATATCAGCCTGCTTGCCCTCATCAAGCCACTCACGCAGCTTTTCTGATTCAATTTCAAGCAATTCATATTTTGCAAAACCGCAGCCTATAAACCCAAGCTCCTTAGCTTTGGCTCTAATGCTTTGTTTGTATGTTTGATCAATGATATTCAATTTTGCAATATATTAATATATTGTTTCTTGCTTCTGTCACCCTGAACTTGTTTCAGGGTCTACTCTCGGACTCGTAAATCTCTCTTTCTGCAGGCAGATGCTGAACCAAGTTCAGCATGACAGATGGAGAGAACATCATCACGAAAAAAATATTGTGACCCTCAACTCGCCCCTATATTGTCACCCTGAACTTGTTTCAGGGTCTTCTTTCATAACCTTGTATCTTTAGGTTAGCTAAAAATAGATGCTCAAACCAAGTTCAGCATGACAGAGTGAGTAATCAACAGCATGAAAAAAAATTGTCACCCTGAACTCGCCCCTATATAGTCACCCTGAACTTGTTTCAGGGTCTTCTCTCATACTCATAGATCTTTGGGTAAATGTCAATCCTGCCAAAGCAGGTACCTGAACATAAATATTCTTAACTCCCGTCATATCCTTTCAAAACTTCCAGGGGATCAATATCATCATACCAACCTGCAGATAGGTCATCCCAATTCCTGTTTACACTTTCAATCAGATTTATCTTCCAATCTTTATGCCAATTTTTCAATTGTTTCTCTCTCTTTAATGCTTCATAGATCGAACCGGTGCTTTCGAAGAATACCAGTTTGTCTATTCTGTATTTACTTGTAAATCCTTTGTTCACACTGAATTTATGCTGCAATACTCTCAACAGAATATTATTTGTAACTCCGGTATATAGTGTCTTTGACCTGTTGGTCATAATATATACATAATATTCTTTTTGCTTCATTTTTAAAAATAATAGATGAAAAGGGTTAATTCAAGATTAGAAAGAAACTTTTTACAAATTGAGAACTCTTTTGAAACTTATGAAACAAAGGGTTTTAAAAAGCAGATGCTGAAACAAGTTCAGCATGACAAAGGGGGTAGTCTACAGCTTGAAAAAAATATTGTTACCCTGAACTTGGTTCAGGGTATGCTCTCTGACTCGTAAATCTCAGATTCTGCAGGCAGGTGCTGAAAACTTCTGAAAGTCAGGCAAGTATAGCATGACAGAAGAGGAGAATATCAACACTAAAAAATATTGTCACCCTGAAGTCGCACCTGTATTGTCACCCTGAACTCGTTTCAGGGTCTGCTTTCATAACCTTATATCTTTTGGGTTAGCTAAAAATAGATGATGAACCAAGTTCAGCATGACAGAAGCGGGGCATATCAAATTTAACTATGGATCCTTACTCGGCGGGGGTGCTATCTTAATTGAACGTACTACTGCATCTACTGTCAACTGGTATTTTTCCATCATTGCCTGCGAGGCATAATCAACATTCACCTGTATATTTTTTGCACCTGTCGGATCTGTGAACAGGTAATACTTGGTTGAAAACTTCTTCCCGCTTGATTTGATCGGGTCAGTTACGTAACCAACTACCATTGAATCATCCATCTGGAACGGATTTTTATATGTAGCCTTATTATACGCGCTGTGCTGCGGGTCATCTATAAGCAGAAAAATATTAACAGCACCCGGGTCCTCGCTTGCCGTATCAGTTGCAAGTATAATACCGCTGAATTCCTTCTGGTTCAGGTTCACTGTCCTGTTATCAACAAGCTTCCATTCTTTGGGGAACCACAGCTTCAGCCCAATTTCATTCTCATCATATGTTGCCTTAAGTGAGTCAGGTATCTCTATCCTGTTGGTATCCCTGGTATTCTTTGTTAAGTTAGAATCATTCTTAACCTTATTGGTATCATTGGTTTTAACAAGATTTGTATCCTTGGAATTATCAACAGGCCTTTTGATATTCGGAGTAATGGTTTTCTTCTGGATCTTTGGCCTTACGTCCTTGGTGTTATCCTTTATTTCCTGTTCTTCAAGCAGCTTTTGCTCTTCTTCTTTTATCTTGTCAATATCCGGCGGATCGAACTTGGGCATTTCAAGGTCTTCAACAACTACTATCCTTTGATTATTTTCGCCGTTATGTTTTTCTTCCTTCGGAACAAAGAACTGGTATATCAAAAACAAAAGGAAGAAATGGAAAAATATCGAGCCTATAAGTCCTTTGCGTGTATTAGGCTGGTATATTTTTTTTAGTATCAGGAAATCAGTACCGGGTCTTGTACTGAGATTATATATCTCATCCGGTGTCATCTCTGAAGGATCTTTTGCCGCCGCTTCTATTATAAGCGGTTTGATATGATCCTGTACATTAATTTCCTGGTCTTTGTTTAAAGGTTCATCAGTGGTTTGAGATGTCCTGTTAACATCTTCTTCAAGCTCACGGGTGGTTACTTTCTCAATTGTTTCAATGCCAACATCGGGTCTGCCTTTTATCTCTGTCTTTTCACCCGTTTTAAGCTCAATAATAGTTGCAGGCTTTTCAAATGAATAATCCTTTTTACTGCGGAATTCAGAGCAAATTGCAATTGTAATATCAGCAAACCTGCTTTCAACCACAACATTAGGATGTGAGCAGGTATTGCGTATTGCACCCTGTTCATTTGAGCTGTTAAAAACACAATCAATATTTATACATCTTAAAAACTTGCCGTTTTGATGCGATTTTGTGTCTTTTTCGTTATTATTTGTTATATCTTTTTCTTCCAATAAATGCCTGCTACTATTTAAATCGTATAATACTAATTAATGTTTCACAAATTTATCTTATTCATAATTAATAATTTAGTCAAAATTTTAAGTAAATTCAAAATTTTTAAATTACTGTATTTTAAACAGGTTGGGCATCTCTTCGTTTTATCAGCAGTTTAGTTGTAATTAAAAGTAACACTCCACCCAGCAGATTTGAAAGTACCACCAAAAAAAGCGCTGTCTGCAGGTTACTGATATCAGAAATCTTACCGATAAGTGCTGGTGCCGGTGTTGAGCCTATCAAATGCACTGTGAACAGGTAAAAAGCGAATGCCGTTGCCTTAAGTGAGCCCGGAACAATATCCTGTATCAATGCAACCATCGGGCCATAATAAAAGGTCATTAAATAAGTTGCCATAACCAAAGTCACTAAAAGCAAAATTTCATTTTGCGTGGTTAATGTAATATACATCAGGGGAGTAGCCAGAATAAACGCTATTGCCATTGCAAGTGAACGCGGCTTTTTGTATTTATTGAATAACAGGTCACTGAAATACCCGCCGGAATAGATCCCGAGCGGCCCGCCTATGATAACAGCTAATCCAATTGTAATTGATGCCTGGTCAACGGAATAATTATGGAACCTAATGAAGAACTGTGTCATCCAGCTTATTATTGCCGAAGAAGTGAATGTCAGCATAATTCCTGAAACAAGGGTCATAACATATGCAGGAGTTTTAAAAAGCTGAAAAATATTTTTGCGGTTTACCTCAGATGTGTTCTTGTGCTCATGCTTTGTTTCCTTAATCCTTAACGCCGTTAACGCAAGTATTATTCCGGGAATTGCCACAATAAAAAAACATGCTCTCCATCCAAGCTTAGAGCCCAGCACACCGGCTAGTATCATTCCAAGCGTACCGCCGAAGAACATTCCCAAATGGAATATTGAGCTTGCCCTTGCGCGTTTTTCAAGCGGAAAATTATCAGCTATAAGGGATGTTGCTGCCGGAGCATATGACGCTTCGCCTATACCAACTGCAGCGCGTGTGATTAAAAGTTGTGTGAAGTTCTGCACAAGCCCTGTTACGAACGTAGCTATAGACCATATCGCAACGCCAGCTGCAATGATGTTCTTCCTTATCCATTTATCGGCAAGTATGCCTAACGGAACCGAAAATGATGCGTGAATGATCATAAATACGGTGCCTATCAGGCCAAGCTCAAAATCGCTAAGCCCGAAATCAGCCTTCAGGAAGCTGAATAAAGGAAATACTACCTGCCTGTCAAAATAATTGATGAACTCAATTAATGTCAGTACAAGTAATATCTTCGAGGGAGCCTCGATTTTTTTCAAACCTCAGTGCCTCTTTTTACCTTTATCTTAAGTTAGTGAGAATATTGTTTAAGAAGCTCAGTAAGCAATCTTACGCCATAGCCCGTTGCTCCCGGGGTATGGTATTCTTCGGCGGATTCACCCAGACCCATTGCCACACTTGCAATATCAAGATGTGCCCACGGGTATTTATCCTGTACGAATTTCTTCAGGAAGATTCCGCCCATAATTGTGCCGGCCTGTCTTGCGGGACCCGCATTTTTAATATCTGCGATCTCGCTCTTCATCAGCTTGTCATATTCATTGTACAAAGGCATTTCCCATACTCTCTCATATGTCTTTTCGCCGGCTGCGAATATTTTTTTGTTAAGCTCTTTATCATTGCCCATTAATCCTGCAAGCAGGTGGCCAAAACAGATTATTGCCGCTCCTGTTAATGTGCAAAGATCAATTACAGCCTTGGGTTTATAGTTTGCTGCGTATTCAAGCGCATCTGCAAGTATCAGCCTGCCTTCTGCGTCAGTATTGTCTATTTCAATTGTTATTCCGCCATAGCTTTTTATAACATCACCCGGCTTATATGCGCCAGCATCGGGCATATTTTCAACTGCGGGAATGAGCCCTATCAGGTTCATTTTGTATTTAAGCCTTGCTACTGCTTCAAAGGCTCCAACTACTGCGGCTGCGCCGCCCATATCCATCTTCATTGCGTCCATTCCCTGTGCGGGCTTTATTGAAATTCCGCCTGAATCAAATGTAACGCCTTTGCCTACAAGTACTACAGGCTTCTCTGATTTATTAGCGCCGAAATACTGCAGTATTAAAAATCTTGGCGGATTTACACTGCCTTTG encodes:
- a CDS encoding carboxypeptidase regulatory-like domain-containing protein — translated: MLNQMKNLMIAAIAAIIMLPAVLFSQDRNEDINMSYTVYSNNMYGSGDDVIINIYAYYMKKGAEFNIKIYKIKDIEGFFSRQTSNSSIDVLSKDSLNLLGLCEEVDSFNKRMKVEGSENYYYSYESFTYKPRQKGAYVARVSYKNKVAYTGFFVTDIGTITEASNNALLAYTVDKKTGEPLSDVELGFFLGTKKIGVGRTMQGLFFKEITAEDREYAAANNIAYPLIIGRKGDDIAVSDPYLYFGYGANMYSVYIYPNQPVYRPKSIVEFKGIIRRSNPNGFENYPEKELTVRIKDSRGAEVSKQVLKTNSHGSFSGSYEIEENAALGQYFIYAELDKGQQYTGNFFVEEYKKPEYKVGITLDKDQYLNGESIKGIVQADYYFGSPVQDAEVEYNVYKKTFYKPWWYFSEYSWWYEEYYANQDDNQKYNNADFIYSGTGKLDKEGRFDFDYSIKEDFKSKYNNWWYWDREATYETDFIYIIQAKVTDKSRREISSTKTVYVTRSDFFMTAKADKYMYKPDEKVTVEVKALDFSDKPKQVSFEAVVNRLTWSGYPDYKQNKNYVTTVSGSTNDKGVGTVSFDAEGEGYYSIEINSYDSRGKKVTENTYCYVSKGDMWWWYNESGTVQIFPDKDSYKPGETCKALIVTTTPGANVLITTQNDNILSYKVEKIEGTSKLIEVPVSANSSPNFYISVAYVSGGQFYSASKSVMVMPEEKFLTVNIATDKTSYKPKDDGTVMIKVTDAAGNPVPNAEVSLGIVDESIYAIKPDNTKDIKSFFYAPKWNTVSIHYSSAYSYYSYSRLITIYERFDVKSLRDEELGTIKGKLSDKNGNAIPYATIIIDGDFVAATTADDGTYEFKLPEGSYTISVQQNTKTRESEKELEVKKGQTITVNLKSSASGLIIDGTTVDYQQSFDDAGQENLRSGIVTTDKVTNQTEAPRKEKKMETEKLADLKGNKDDEGGRTKNGSEFVEAETRSDFRDAIYWNPSVMTDENGYATVQVKFPDNLTSWTLTSRVITNDTKVGQQVNSVITRKDLLVRMETPRFFQQEDEVTISTIIHNYLEEDKSTKISLKAENIELMGDPNEQVITLGKNEERRIDWKVKVTNPTGFAKLTASALTNQESDAVEMKIPLQPHGLQLASYQAMDISDAEKTEYKFVTIPEYTDLRSTKLTLNVAPSLAATMLGALDELVGYPYGCVEQTMSRFLPTVIVANAFKDLNAPISEATQKDMPKMVEAGYNRLYSMQHYDGGWGWWTNDQSHPFMTSYVVYGLTLGDKAGYPVRKDVMSKGIKAIKEQLKDKNLEATTRAYMLYALSYADNKDTKIFEEQFRLLIEAEMNDYSIALLSMAARNIGDNETADKYSRMLVTHAQDMGESGSYWGGKTFHYTWQDDKVQTTAMAVKALLLDPVSLKDNPELMNKAVRWLMQQRQGGGWWNTQSTAFIIYAMVDYLKTSKELEPDYNVKISVNGELLHDKKMTREDVFMKDLKFVIDGSKLKAGQNDIKIEKSGTGKVYVSSDLRYYTSEGVIQPRENGFRVHKEYFKLEKYTKYNDDKIIYQKRYFGGEVKSGDEILVKVRVEAKDKDMQYFMLEDPIPAGCEVIKDDWAYTIEDEKDYSGWDYYWWRWWYADKDIRNNRVTFFATYLYGDTYEFTYIMRAQIPGKYNVIPATGMLMYYPDVRGSSEEIKIEITD
- the queG gene encoding tRNA epoxyqueuosine(34) reductase QueG; the protein is MDQTYKQSIRAKAKELGFIGCGFAKYELLEIESEKLREWLDEGKQADMAWIERGFEKRRDVRQIMPEAKSVISLAFNYYTPFEHDDSKPKISRYAWGKDYHKILKKKLKELCEFIIQTSPNPLLGKEGAFDRFPVNNGADLGLLCRAYVDDGPVMDKVWAQRAGIGWMGKHTNIINPEYGSWFFLCEIITNIDFVTYDTPIEDMCGSCTLCISSCPTGAIESEYVVNANKCISYQTIENRGEIPESINLDGWIFGCDVCQDVCPFNSPKYNHVTEEDGFWPKSVFGGNDISASTTLSATKQALAQITEEEFTEVFADSPIKRTKYAGWKRNLERFGR
- a CDS encoding GIY-YIG nuclease family protein, with translation MTNRSKTLYTGVTNNILLRVLQHKFSVNKGFTSKYRIDKLVFFESTGSIYEALKREKQLKNWHKDWKINLIESVNRNWDDLSAGWYDDIDPLEVLKGYDGS